Part of the Nitrospirota bacterium genome, ATTATATATGACCATGCCGGGGGTGTCCGGGGTGGCCGGGAACTCAAGGCAGTGATCCCCGGAGGTATCTCAACGCCGGTACTGACGCCGGATGGTATCGACTGCCCCATGGATTTTGTTAATCTTCCAAAGCGCGGCAGTATGCTTGGTTCAGGTGCGGTAATGGTCTTTGATGACACGGTATGCCTGGTGAAGGTCTGCTGGCGGGCGATGAAGTTTTTCGAACATGAATCATGCGGTAAATGTACACCCTGCCGCGAGGGTACCGGGTGGTTGAGAAATATCCTTGAAAGAATCGAGGGTGGTTTCGGCCGCGAGGGTGATATAGAGCTGCTGCAGGATATAGCACTCAGTATTACGGGTAAGACCTTCTGTCCATTGGGTGATGGCGCAGCAGGTGTTGTGCTCGGGTTTATAAAGAATTTCTCCGATGAGTTCATGTATCATATCACGAATAAAAAATGTATGGTAAATAAAGACTCTCAGAGTGCTGGATAATCAGGGGTTATGGGCTTAAAAACTGAAGCTTATGACCTGTAACCTGTAACCGGAATAAAAGGAAGATGATTAAGGTAACCATAGACGGAAGAGATGTTGAGCTTGAAAACCCTGTGACTGTCCTTGAGGCGGCAAAACAGGCGGGTATCATCATACCAACGCTCTGTTACTTTGAGGGACTTACACCATTTGGCGGTTGCAGGCTCTGCCTTGTGGAGGTAGAGAAGCTTCCCAAACTGCAGACTTCATGCACCCTTATGACGGCAGACGGGATGGTGGTCAGGACAGAGACTGAGCAGATTAAGGCTGCAAGACGCTCGATACTCGAATTTCTGCTCATCAACCACCCCCTTGACTGTCCCTTTTGCGACAAGGCAGGGGAGTGCGATCTGCAGGACCTTGTTGCACGCTACGGGCCTGAGGCAGGCCGCTTTGCCGAGGGCAAGAGACGGCATCCGGAGAGTTTTGATGACCCGATTATTGTGAGGAATATGGAGAGGTGTGTGCTCTGTACGCGATGTGTAAGGATGTGCAACGACCTTCAGGCCTCATATTCCATTTCAGTGACAGGAAGGGGCAGCCATTCATTTGTAGAACCCTTCTCCGGTGGTAAATACAACTGTGAATATTGCGGCAACTGCCTCACGGTATGTCCTGTTGGTGCGATAATGTCAAGGCTCCACAGGCACACTTACAGACCCTGGTTTGTTGAGAAGGAGATAGAGACCGTATGTGGTTTCTGCGGGGTAGGTTGTTCCATGGTTCTGCAAATGAGGGAGAATTCCATAATAAGGGCCATACCGAGGACGGAGGTAGGGTTCAACAAAGGTCTCTTGTGTGTAAGGGGTCGATTCGGTTATGAAAGTATTGAAAGTGAAGAGCAGCTTACAACCCCCCTTATGAGGGTGGATGGAGACCTGAAGCAGGTAAGCTGGGAAGAGGCGATTACCTTTATAGCAAGACGTCTTAAAGAGATAAAGGAGACTTTTGGTGGGAAGGCAATCGGTGCTGTTGCATCGGGAAGATGCACAAATGAAGATAATTACATGCTGCAGAAATTTATCAGGTTTGTCATTGGTTCAAACAACATTGACTCCTCTGCGAGGAATTATTATGCCCCGGCAGAGACCTATCTTGAGAGTATATTCGGCCAGGGAATTACGGCAAACCTTATCTCCGGGATAGCCAATTCAGATGGTGTCCTTGTTGTTGGTGGCGATCCCACGGCGATAAATCCAATACTCGGGCTTCAGATAAGGGCTTCGTGGAGAGGTGGCGGTAAGGTTATAGCCCTTGGCGTCCCTGGAGGGTTAAAGAGGTTTGTAGCTTACGAATTGATGCCCACGCCATATTCAGAGGAGATTGTGCTCTCAGCCATTGTGGGCAGACTCCTGAAAGGCAAGACGTTCAGTGGTGAAAATGCGGTAGTAGAGGCCAAACTCAGGAGCCTCAGAATGCCTTCGGATGAGGAGCTGAGTGTGACCGGCATATCACCTGAAGATATTGCGAGGGCTTCTGATGACCTTGCAGGGATGGCAACTCCTGTTGTAGTTATAGGTCCTGATATCATACAGAGGGAAAGGGCATCCAAAAACCTCTTCCTTCTTGGAGCGATAGCCTATCTGATAAATGCGAGGATTTTCCTCCTTTCCGAGAGACCGAATTACCAGGGTGTGATGGATATGGGGTGTCTGCCGGATTTCCTTCCGGGTGGAAGGCCTGTTGAGCTTGAGATGTTCAGGCACAAGATAGAAGGTGCACTGGATTTGAAGGCCCCGTCGGATAAGGGATTGACCTTTTTTGAGATGATAAATGAGGCGGAATCAGGGGGGCTGAAGGCACTCTATGTTATGGGTGAAAATCCCCTCTTTAATATTCCCGACAGTGCAAGGGTGAAGAAGGCCCTTGGAAACCTGGACCTGCTTGTGGTCCAGGATATTCACCTTACGGAGACTGCCGAGATTGCGGATGTGGTTTTGCCTGCAACGGCCTGGCCTGAAAAAGAGGGGACATTTACAAACCTTGAAAGACGGGTGCAGAGGGTCAGGAAGGCCAGAAGAGGCAAGCTGGCATCATATGGCAGAGATGACTGGAAGATTATTGCAGATATCGCAGAGAGATTCGGAATGACGAAGAAATACCGCAGGGTGGAGGATGTGTGGGAGGAGATAATGCATGTCTCGGCCCTGCACACCGGGCTCGGTTACGAGGATATCGCAGACGGAAAGGCCGTTTGGCCCTATTCCGGCGAGCCCCTGAGGGGGATGGAAGGTGATTTTTCAGTAGAGGGGCTTGAGGATCTGCCCCGTGTCCAGGATTCCGAAAAGCCTTATTTAATGATAGAGAAACCATTGTATCACTCTGGTACATTTAGCCGGAGGTCCAGTGCCCTGCTCAGTATTTATCCGGAGCCTTGTTTAATGATAAACCCCTTGCTGTCAGAGAGGCTTGGACTTGCAGAGGGTGAGAGGGCAAGGATAAGCAATAAACGGGGTGTGCTTGAGCTGAAGGTGAAATTAAATAAAGATGTGCCTGATGGTCAAGTGCTGCTTTCCAATACCTTTGAGGGATTCGGGGCTATGAGTTTGATTGGGTTCTCGATAGATTCAGCTATCGGGTCTCTGTACATCAGGGATAATTCCGTGAGGGTGGAGAAGGTGCTGGTATGAGTGTCTTTGAGTTTTTGATGCAGCCGGGGAGCTTTGATATCATATTGAATATAGGGGCTATTGTCCTCAAGATAGTTATTGTTGTTGCCGTGGCCATGTTTCACGTTGCATATGCAACCTATTTTGAGCGCAAGGTGATAGGGCATATGCAGGTGCGGATGGGACCGATGGAGGTGGGGCCACACGGACTGCTGCAGCCTATTGCAGACATGCTCAAGCTCTTCTTCAAGGAGGATATCATCCCCGCAAATGCGGACAAGCCGGTCTTTTATCTGGCACCCGTAATATCACTGACAGCTGCACTGTCATCACTTGCAGTCATCCCCTTTTTTGACGGTTTTGTTATAGCCAATATAAACATCGGGCTCTTGTTTATACTTGCCGTTTCATCGGTGGGGACATATGGAATAATCCTTGCCGGGTGGGCATCTTCTTCAAAATACTCCTTTCTTGGCAGTCTCAGGTCCGCTGCCCAGGTTATCAGTTATGAGGTGGCAATGGGGCTTAGCCTTGTGGGTGTGATAATGATGGCAGGCTCACTGAACCTTACAGATATTGTTCGCGCTCAGGCCGACTATCCCACAGGCATGTTTGCAGTTCCCCAGATACTCGGATTCTTTGTGTTTATTGTCGCAGCGGGAGCAGAGACAAACAGGTCTCCTTTTGATCTCCCGGAGGCGGAGAATGAGCTTGTGGCAGGCTATTTTGTGGAATACAGCGGTATGAGGTTTGCCCTCTTTTATGCTGCAGAATATATAGGAATGATGATAATGGGCTCTCTTGCCGTTACATGCTTTCTTGGTGGCTGGACGATTCCACATTTTATTACAAGGGTGCTTCCGTTCCTCGAACATGTTCCCGGAATTGTCTGGTTTCTGCTGAAGCTCTATTTTACCATCTTCTTTTATTACTGGATAAGGGCCACTCTGCCGAGGTACAGGTATGACCAGCTTATGGGCATAGGATGGAAGCTGCTGATTCCGCTTGCACTGCTGAATATACTGATAACAGGGATAATAAAGATAGCTATTTAATTATTTTCCATTTTTCATTGGGTATTTGTCATGTATTATTGATAAAAACCGGAAAATGGTAAATGACAATTCGGGAGAAGAGATGACGTTGAAGGAGCTGATAAGAAAGGTCTTTTTTGTTGAGATAGTCAAGGGTATGGCCCTGACCCTCAGCAGGTTTTTTACAAAACCTGTTACAAGGAGGTATCCCAAGGAGAAGAGATCGATAGCCATAGGGTTCAGGGGGCTCCATGCGCTTGTGCGTAACCCGGCAACAGGTGATGCAAAATGTGTGGGTTGTGGACTCTGTGCAGCGATATGCCCCTCGAGATGCATCAATGTCTATACCTCGGAGGGCTCAGAACATCAGAAGGTGGTGGACAGATATGAGGTAGAAGTCCTCAGGTGTGTTTTTTGTGCCTTATGTGTTGAGGCATGCCCCTATGGGGCTATAGCCCTGACTCCCCATTATGAGTATGCAGACTACAGCAGGGATGCTATTTACATGACAAAAGAGAGACTCCTTGAAAACTGGGATAAATATATGGGTGAAGACGGGGCCCGGTATTTTGACACTTTCTGGAACCCCAAGGATGCCCATTATAAAACACCTAAAGGTCAGGCGATGTTTAAGGGAAGAATAATAGGAGGCTTCAGTGGTTGAGTGGTTTTTTGGATACCTTGCAGGAGCTGTCATCCTTCTGTCCCTCCTTGTTGTCTTAAGCCGGAATCCCGTGCATAGCGTGTTATGGATGCTCCTGATGTTTCTGCACGTGGCAGGACTTTATCTGCTGCTCAATGCAGAGTTCCTGGCTGCCACTCAGGTGATTGTTTATGCAGGGGCCATACTGGTCCTATTCCTCTTTGTCGTTATGCTGCTGAACCTGAAAGAGGAGTTGAGGGTTAAGCAGTTTACAGGCGGGTGGCCTGTCAGGCTTTTAATTGCAGCAGGCATTCTGATTGTCCTGAAGAAGGGGTTTGAGGGATTCAAGGTTGGGTTTAAGGGGCCCTGGAGTATTGAGGCTATTGAGAAGGCAACACATACAAAGGCGCTTGGGAGTGTGCTTTTTACAGAGTATGTGCTGCCTTTCGAGATTGCCTCTCTGATCCTCCTTGTAGCAATAATAGGTGCTGTGTTTCTTGCAAAGAAGCGCGCTCAGGATGTGACCGGCGGGAAGTAACGTTAAGCGGTGACGAAGCCCGTATCGTGAGACGGTCATGGGGTTACGTGAAAGAGACAGAAGACGTAACCGCCTGACGAAACGGGCCTCGTGACCGACGGACGACAGACGGTAACGTCAAACAGCAGGATAAAGTGGAGGTTTGTATATGGTGCCTTTATACTGGTATCTATGGCTTGGCAGTGTGGTCTTTGCAATAGGTGTGTTCGGTTTTCTTGCAAGGCGTAATATCATAATCATGTTTTTATCCATAGAATTGATGCTGAATGGTGTAAATATATCCCTTGTTGCCCTGAGTCATTACATGCAGGACCTCAGAGGCCAGATACTCGTCTTCTTTGTAATAGCCGTTGCCGCTGCAGAGGCAGCTATTGGACTGGCCATTATAATCGCCATGTTCAGAAACAAGGCCACCCTGCATGCGGATGAAATCGCGGAGATGAAGGGATGATAGAAATTGAAGATTGTCAATTGTCGATTGTCAATCAGATGAGGAGATTATGCAATATTACTTACTGATACCTTTAATGCCGCTCGGGGCCTTTTTCTTTAACCTGCTGCTCGGTAAGAAAATAGTAAGGAGGCAGGCACACTGGCCGTCAACACTTGCTGTAGCAGGCTCCCTTGTGGTCTCTGTAATGGTTCTCCTGGATGTCCTCTCTGGCAAGACCCTCAATGAGGACCTGTATGTCTGGATAGTCTCCGGAAACTTTAAGGTATCCATAGGTTTTCTGATTGATCAGCTGACGGTGGTCATGCTTATAGTGGTTACATCCGTCAGTTTTCTCGTCCATGTTTATTCAATTGGGTATATGCAGGAAGACCCTGGTTATTACAGGTTCTATGCATACCTGAGCCTCTTTACCTTTTCCATGCTCATGCTTGTGACGGCAAACAATTTTCTCCAGTTATATTTTGGCTGGGAGGCAGTCGGGCTCTGTTCGTATCTCTTGATAGGGTTTTGGTATGAGAAGAAATCAGCCTCAAATGCGGGAAAGAAGGCATTTATTGTCAACAGGTTTGGTGACTTTGGTTTTGGCCTTGGTGTTATCATGGTCTTTCTTACCTTTGGCACCCTTGCTTACATCCCTGTATTTGAAGGTGCAGGAAGCATGGCAGCCCAATCCATAAATATCCTCGGCATGCAGATTAATCTCATAACCCTGATTGCCCTCCTGCTCTTCTGTGGGGCAGTAGGCAAGTCTGCACAGATTCCGCTTCATGTCTGGCTGCCTGATGCCATGGAAGGCCCCACCCCTGTCAGTGCACTTATCCATGCTGCTACAATGGTCACGGCAGGTGTCTTTATGGTGGCGAGGCTCAATCCCATCTTCAGTCTCTCTCCTGTTGCCTTGGGTGTTGTTGCCGTGGTTGGGGCTATAACTGCCCTGTTTGCAGCAACCATAGCCCTTGTTCAGAATGATATAAAGCGGGTGATAGCATACTCCACCATAAGCCAGCTCGGATATATGTTCATAGCCTGTGGTGTCGGTGCCTATGGTGCAGGTATCTTCCATCTCTATACACATGCCTTTTTCAAGGCCCTGCTCTTCCTCTGTGCAGGCAGCGTTATGCATGCCATGGGAGGAGAGGTTAACATGCAGAAGATGGGAGGCCTTAAAAAATATATGCCTGTAACTTATGTTGCCATGCTGCTTGCCTCTTTGAGTATCTCGGGAATCCCTCCGTTTGCCGGATTTTTCAGCAAGGATGAGATACTATGGATGGCATATAACGGAGGAAGTGTTGGGAGGATTGTCTGGGCCCTCGGTACACTGGCTGCTGTGCTTACGGCGTTTTACTCGTTCAGGCTTATATACCTTACCTTTCATGGAGAATTCAGGGGGACGGAGGAACAGAAACACCACCTGCATGAGTCTCCAGCTACGATGACAGTACCGCTGATCATACTCAGCATTGGTGCAATTGCAGCGGGCTGGATAGGTATCCCCCCGATTATATCGTCAATCACGGGGGGTGAATACGCAAACTGGTTTGCGGAGTTTATGAAACCGGTTCTGGGACATCCCGAGATAGAGGCGTCTCACTCAACAGAGGCCATGGTAATGACATTTTCCGTAGCTATAGCCGTGGTTGGCATAGCTGTTGCGTGGCTCTTTTATATAAAAAGGCGGGAAATACCGGTAAGCCTTGCGCGGAGATATGGCCTTGTATATAAATTGTTATATAACAAGTACTATGTGGATGAGATATATAACCTGATCGTGGTGCGTCCAACCATGTTGTTCTCAAAATATGTGCTGGTCGGACTGACTGACGGTGTCATCATTGAAGGGATAGTAAACGGGGTGCCGGCGCTTATTAACTGGTTTGGGGCAAAGGTCAGAAGGATTCAGAATGGTCTGCTGCAGGGTTATGGTACAATGATGGCCCTCGGGTTATTTCTGATATTGGCAATAGCCTTTATAGTTATCATTAAATAGTGTGCAAATGACAAATGGCGATTGACAGGTAAAAAATGGTAAATGAGAAATGAATAATGACAAATAATATGGGGAATGGATAAATGGAAATAGGATACCCGGTGCTTTCAACGCTTATTTTCCTGCCGGTTTTTGGTGGACTGCTCATGCTCCTTATAGGAAGGAATCAGGAGGGTGTTGTGAAGTGGACTGCGCTGATCTTCAGCACCCTTACCCTGGTGCTCTCACTCCCACTCTTTACGGAATTCGACAAGACAACATATATGATGCAGTTCGTGGAACGTAAGTCCTGGATACCTGACTGGGGTGTGGAATATTATGTTGGTGTTGACGGAATAAGCGTCCTCTTTGTCCTTCTGAGTGCCCTGATCACGATCCTCTGTGTCCTTATCTCGTGGAACTCGATCAAGATAAAGGTAAAGGAATTCTATGTCTCCCTTCTGTTGATTGAAGGTGCCATGATCGGGGTCTTCTGCTCCCTTGATTTCTTTCTCTTTTACATCTTCTGGGAGGCGATGCTGATCCCCATGTTTCTCATAATCGGGGTATGGGGAGGTCCGAGGAGGGTCTATGCAGCGATAAAATTCTTCCTTTTCACTCTGGTGGGAAGTATCTTTATGCTTATCGGTATTATCGTCCTCTATCTCAAGGGAGGGACGTTTAATATCCTTGAACTCTCGCAGATGGCGTTGCCTTTTAACCTGCAGTTTTGGCTCTTCTGGGCATTTTTTGCCGCGTTTGCCGTTAAGGTTCCCATGTTTCCCTTTCATACATGGCTGCCTGATGCCCATACCGAGGCCCCGACTGCTGGAAGTGTGATACTTGCAGCAATCCTCATAAAGATGGGAGCGTATGGTTTTTTAAGATTCTCCCTTCCCCTCTTTCCCGATGCAGCAAGGGCAATGACACCAGTGATGCTTGGTCTCTCGGTAGTTGCCATTATTTACGGCGGGCTCGTCTGTTTTGCACAGACTGACCTGAAGAGGTTAATTGCCTACAGCTCTGTCAGTCATATGGGTTTTGTAACCCTTGGTATCTTTACCCTCAACTCCCAGGGCATGGAAGGAGGGATACTCTATATGATAAACCACGGGATTATAACCGGGGCGCTCTTCCTCTGTGTCGGGATAGTCTATGACCGGACCCACTCAAGGGAGATAGTGGACTATGGAGGGCTTGCCAGTGTTATGCCAGTGTATGCCGGATTTTTTATGCTCTTTACTCTTGCCTCGATAGGGCTTCCGGGTCTTAATGGTTTTATCAGTGAGTTTCTGGTCATCCTTGGAGGATTTAAGGCGAAAAAGCTTGTTGGTGTCCTTGCAGCCACGGGCATTATAATTGGTGCCGGATACATGCTCTGGCTATATCAGAGGGTCTTTTTCAATGAAGTAAATGAAAATATAGCCCGGATTGAGCCAATGGGACTGAGGGAGGCTCTGCCCCTTCTGTCTCTATCGGTTTTTGTGTTCTGGATCGGTATTTATCCCGATACATTCCTGAGCTTTATGCATGTGAGTGTAAATCATCTGCTCGAGAGAGTCAATTATGGTGTATCAGATACCATGATGGCGATCAAGGGCCTGACCGGAGGTTATTGATATGGACATATCTACTATCTGGCCGCTTCTGCCCGAGATTATCATAGCAGCTTCTGCCCTCCTGGTTCTCCTGGTTGAGCTTGTTATCAGGAAAAAGGAGACAGTCGGTCTCCTGAGCATTATATCAGTTGCCGTTGCTGCCTACTATATCCCGCAGTCTTTTGGCAAGGCGTTCGGGGGGATGTTTATATCAGACGGATACAGTGCCTTTTTTAAGTTTATCTTCTTCATAAATCTGATCCTTACCGTCCTGCTTTCAACAAGATATCTTGTGATTGAGAAGGCAAACCACGGCGAGTATTATGCCCTTATCATGTTTTCAACCCTTGGGATGATGATAATGGCCTCTGCAGGAGACCTGATAGTGCTGTATCTGGGCCTTGAATTAATGGCTCTCAGTACCTATGTGCTTGCCGGTTTTATCCGTCATGACATAAGGAGTAATGAGGCAGCCCTCAAGTATTTCCTCCTTGGAGCGTTTTCATCTGCCCTGCTCCTTTACGGGATAACGATGATTTACGGGCTGACGGGTACAACGGATATCTCTCTCATAGGGGCAGCGGTGGCGGAATCGGGGCTCAACACCCCCCTGCTCCTGTCAATCATATTCCTTATGGTTGCCTTTGGGTTCAAGGTAGCACTTGCACCCTTTCATATGTGGGCACCTGATGTATACGAGGGTGCACCGACATCTATCACCGCCTTTATGTCTGTGGGGCCAAAGGC contains:
- the nuoG gene encoding NADH-quinone oxidoreductase subunit NuoG, encoding MIKVTIDGRDVELENPVTVLEAAKQAGIIIPTLCYFEGLTPFGGCRLCLVEVEKLPKLQTSCTLMTADGMVVRTETEQIKAARRSILEFLLINHPLDCPFCDKAGECDLQDLVARYGPEAGRFAEGKRRHPESFDDPIIVRNMERCVLCTRCVRMCNDLQASYSISVTGRGSHSFVEPFSGGKYNCEYCGNCLTVCPVGAIMSRLHRHTYRPWFVEKEIETVCGFCGVGCSMVLQMRENSIIRAIPRTEVGFNKGLLCVRGRFGYESIESEEQLTTPLMRVDGDLKQVSWEEAITFIARRLKEIKETFGGKAIGAVASGRCTNEDNYMLQKFIRFVIGSNNIDSSARNYYAPAETYLESIFGQGITANLISGIANSDGVLVVGGDPTAINPILGLQIRASWRGGGKVIALGVPGGLKRFVAYELMPTPYSEEIVLSAIVGRLLKGKTFSGENAVVEAKLRSLRMPSDEELSVTGISPEDIARASDDLAGMATPVVVIGPDIIQRERASKNLFLLGAIAYLINARIFLLSERPNYQGVMDMGCLPDFLPGGRPVELEMFRHKIEGALDLKAPSDKGLTFFEMINEAESGGLKALYVMGENPLFNIPDSARVKKALGNLDLLVVQDIHLTETAEIADVVLPATAWPEKEGTFTNLERRVQRVRKARRGKLASYGRDDWKIIADIAERFGMTKKYRRVEDVWEEIMHVSALHTGLGYEDIADGKAVWPYSGEPLRGMEGDFSVEGLEDLPRVQDSEKPYLMIEKPLYHSGTFSRRSSALLSIYPEPCLMINPLLSERLGLAEGERARISNKRGVLELKVKLNKDVPDGQVLLSNTFEGFGAMSLIGFSIDSAIGSLYIRDNSVRVEKVLV
- the nuoH gene encoding NADH-quinone oxidoreductase subunit NuoH, which translates into the protein MSVFEFLMQPGSFDIILNIGAIVLKIVIVVAVAMFHVAYATYFERKVIGHMQVRMGPMEVGPHGLLQPIADMLKLFFKEDIIPANADKPVFYLAPVISLTAALSSLAVIPFFDGFVIANINIGLLFILAVSSVGTYGIILAGWASSSKYSFLGSLRSAAQVISYEVAMGLSLVGVIMMAGSLNLTDIVRAQADYPTGMFAVPQILGFFVFIVAAGAETNRSPFDLPEAENELVAGYFVEYSGMRFALFYAAEYIGMMIMGSLAVTCFLGGWTIPHFITRVLPFLEHVPGIVWFLLKLYFTIFFYYWIRATLPRYRYDQLMGIGWKLLIPLALLNILITGIIKIAI
- a CDS encoding NADH-quinone oxidoreductase subunit I, with the translated sequence MTLKELIRKVFFVEIVKGMALTLSRFFTKPVTRRYPKEKRSIAIGFRGLHALVRNPATGDAKCVGCGLCAAICPSRCINVYTSEGSEHQKVVDRYEVEVLRCVFCALCVEACPYGAIALTPHYEYADYSRDAIYMTKERLLENWDKYMGEDGARYFDTFWNPKDAHYKTPKGQAMFKGRIIGGFSG
- a CDS encoding NADH-quinone oxidoreductase subunit J; translation: MVEWFFGYLAGAVILLSLLVVLSRNPVHSVLWMLLMFLHVAGLYLLLNAEFLAATQVIVYAGAILVLFLFVVMLLNLKEELRVKQFTGGWPVRLLIAAGILIVLKKGFEGFKVGFKGPWSIEAIEKATHTKALGSVLFTEYVLPFEIASLILLVAIIGAVFLAKKRAQDVTGGK
- the nuoK gene encoding NADH-quinone oxidoreductase subunit NuoK produces the protein MVPLYWYLWLGSVVFAIGVFGFLARRNIIIMFLSIELMLNGVNISLVALSHYMQDLRGQILVFFVIAVAAAEAAIGLAIIIAMFRNKATLHADEIAEMKG
- the nuoL gene encoding NADH-quinone oxidoreductase subunit L, coding for MQYYLLIPLMPLGAFFFNLLLGKKIVRRQAHWPSTLAVAGSLVVSVMVLLDVLSGKTLNEDLYVWIVSGNFKVSIGFLIDQLTVVMLIVVTSVSFLVHVYSIGYMQEDPGYYRFYAYLSLFTFSMLMLVTANNFLQLYFGWEAVGLCSYLLIGFWYEKKSASNAGKKAFIVNRFGDFGFGLGVIMVFLTFGTLAYIPVFEGAGSMAAQSINILGMQINLITLIALLLFCGAVGKSAQIPLHVWLPDAMEGPTPVSALIHAATMVTAGVFMVARLNPIFSLSPVALGVVAVVGAITALFAATIALVQNDIKRVIAYSTISQLGYMFIACGVGAYGAGIFHLYTHAFFKALLFLCAGSVMHAMGGEVNMQKMGGLKKYMPVTYVAMLLASLSISGIPPFAGFFSKDEILWMAYNGGSVGRIVWALGTLAAVLTAFYSFRLIYLTFHGEFRGTEEQKHHLHESPATMTVPLIILSIGAIAAGWIGIPPIISSITGGEYANWFAEFMKPVLGHPEIEASHSTEAMVMTFSVAIAVVGIAVAWLFYIKRREIPVSLARRYGLVYKLLYNKYYVDEIYNLIVVRPTMLFSKYVLVGLTDGVIIEGIVNGVPALINWFGAKVRRIQNGLLQGYGTMMALGLFLILAIAFIVIIK
- a CDS encoding NADH-quinone oxidoreductase subunit M — its product is MEIGYPVLSTLIFLPVFGGLLMLLIGRNQEGVVKWTALIFSTLTLVLSLPLFTEFDKTTYMMQFVERKSWIPDWGVEYYVGVDGISVLFVLLSALITILCVLISWNSIKIKVKEFYVSLLLIEGAMIGVFCSLDFFLFYIFWEAMLIPMFLIIGVWGGPRRVYAAIKFFLFTLVGSIFMLIGIIVLYLKGGTFNILELSQMALPFNLQFWLFWAFFAAFAVKVPMFPFHTWLPDAHTEAPTAGSVILAAILIKMGAYGFLRFSLPLFPDAARAMTPVMLGLSVVAIIYGGLVCFAQTDLKRLIAYSSVSHMGFVTLGIFTLNSQGMEGGILYMINHGIITGALFLCVGIVYDRTHSREIVDYGGLASVMPVYAGFFMLFTLASIGLPGLNGFISEFLVILGGFKAKKLVGVLAATGIIIGAGYMLWLYQRVFFNEVNENIARIEPMGLREALPLLSLSVFVFWIGIYPDTFLSFMHVSVNHLLERVNYGVSDTMMAIKGLTGGY
- a CDS encoding NADH-quinone oxidoreductase subunit N — its product is MDISTIWPLLPEIIIAASALLVLLVELVIRKKETVGLLSIISVAVAAYYIPQSFGKAFGGMFISDGYSAFFKFIFFINLILTVLLSTRYLVIEKANHGEYYALIMFSTLGMMIMASAGDLIVLYLGLELMALSTYVLAGFIRHDIRSNEAALKYFLLGAFSSALLLYGITMIYGLTGTTDISLIGAAVAESGLNTPLLLSIIFLMVAFGFKVALAPFHMWAPDVYEGAPTSITAFMSVGPKAAGFAAFGRVFLTGFGPLSADWTGILIVLSILTMAVGNIIAIQQSNIKRMLAYSSVAHAGYAVLGIIVGGTEGIAAMMNYLFIYAFMNIGAFAVIIMLRSEGFQGEALEDFKGLARTHPLAAAMMLVFMFSLTGIPPTAGFIGKFYLFKAVIGAGYIWLAVVAVIFSAISAYFYLRVVMYMYMLEPEGEAVTLSLSPSLGLALLITTLVVIFIGIYPSPLLSFARLAAG